One Lampris incognitus isolate fLamInc1 chromosome 14, fLamInc1.hap2, whole genome shotgun sequence DNA window includes the following coding sequences:
- the zgc:55943 gene encoding uncharacterized protein C1orf21 homolog, protein MGCTSAKQVSAVPSGEEGRSKAYSNGDLFSDEYKMKGVEKVKYIGGEEGGGDNQDSTEKSALLGKGQHIDDTGPNGNGKILSIHSSESQQEFFRMLDEKIEKGQDYCSEEEDLT, encoded by the exons ATGGGATGCACCTCGGCCAAACAGGTGTCGGCCGTGCCCAGTGGCGAGGAGGGCCGGAGTAAAGCCTACAGCAACGGGGACCTTTTCTCTG ACGAGTACAAGATGAAGGGAGTAGAGAAAGTGAAGTACATCggtggagaggagggaggaggggacaACCAGGACAGTACA GAGAAAAGTGCCCTACTTGGCAAAGGACAGCATATAGATGACACAGGGCCCAATGGGAATGGAAAGATACT TAGTATCCACTCCTCAGAGAGTCAGCAGGAATTTTTCAgaatgttggatgagaagattgAGAAG GGGCAGGACTATTGCTCAGAGGAGGAAGATCTGACATAA
- the LOC130123677 gene encoding vesicle-trafficking protein SEC22b-B-like: MVSLTMIARVADGLPLAASMQEDEQSGRDLQQYQNQAKQLFRKLNAQSPTRCTLEARDMAFHYLIEHGVCYLALCEASFPKKMAFGYLEDLQTEFHDQYGKKVPTVSRPYSFIEFDTYIQRTKKSYIDSRARRNLGSINTELQDVQRIMVANIEEVLQRGEALSALDTKASNLSNLSKKYRSDAKYLNTRSTYAKVAAGAVFFITLIIYVRFWWL, from the exons ATGGTTTCACTTACAATGATCGCCCGTGTGGCAGACGGACTACCGCTCGCTGCGTCAATGCAAGAGGACGAACAG TCAGGGAGAGACCTCCAACAATACCAGAATCAAGCCAAACAGCTCTTCCGTAAACTGAACGCCCAAAGTCCAACTCGCTGCACGCTGGAGGCGAGGGACATGGCCTTCCA CTATTTGATAGAACATGGTGTATGCTACCTGGCCTTGTGTGAAGCCTCATTTCCCAAGAAGATGGCTTTTGGGTACCTTGAAGATCTCCAAACTGAGTTCCATGATCAGTATGGGAAGAAAGTGCCCACAGTATCACGCCCATACTCTTTCATCGAATTTG ATACCTATATCCAAAGGACAAAGAAGTCATACATTGACAGCAGAGCCAGGAGAAACCTAGGCAGCATCAACACAGAGCTACAGGATGTCCAGAGAATTATGGTGGCAAACATTGAGGAAGTTCTGCAACGTGGAGAAGCCCTTTCTG CTCTCGACACAAAAGCCAGCAATCTATCCAACCTCTCAAAGAAGTATCGCAGTGATGCCAAATATCTCAATACCCGTTCTACCTATGCAAAGGTGGCTGCTGGAGCAGTGTTCTTTATCACTCTCATCATCTATGTACGTTTCTGGTGGctctga
- the imp3 gene encoding U3 small nucleolar ribonucleoprotein protein IMP3 has product MVRKLKFHEQKLLKKVDFINWEVDNNLHEVKVLRRFHIEKREDYTKYNKLSRNIRDLARKIRDVDEKDGFRAQSTSQLLEKLYSIGLIPTKENLALTEKVTASSFCRRRLPSIMLNLHMAQNLKTAITFIEQGHVRVGPEIVTDPAFLVTRNMEDFVTWVDSSKIKQHVMNYNDERDDFDLVV; this is encoded by the exons ATGGTTCGGAAACTGAAATTCCACGAACAGAAACTGTTGAAGAAGGTAGACTTCATCAATTGGGAAGTGGATAACAACTTGCATGAAGTTAAAGTGTTACGGAGATTTCACATAGAGAAAAGAGAGGACTACACAAA GTACAATAAACTGAGCCGTAACATAAGAGATCTGGCCCGGAAGATCCGTGACGTTGATGAGAAAGATGGATTCAGAGCTCAGAGTACATCTCAGCTCCTGGAGAAGCT GTACAGCATAGGTCTCATCCCCACCAAAGAAAACCTTGCCCTCACAGAGAAAGTCACAGCATCTTCGTTCTGCAG GAGAAGGCTTCCAAGCATCATGTTGAATCTGCATATGGCTCAGAACCTGAAGACAGCCATCACTTTTATTGAACAGGGCC ATGTACGTGTCGGGCCAGAAATAGTCACAGACCCAGCATTCCTTGTCACAAG aaATATGGAAGATTTTGTGACATGGGTGGACTCTTCCAAGATCAAGCAGCATGTCATGAATTACAATGATGAG AGGGATGACTTTGATCTGGTGGTGTAA